Genomic window (Arachis hypogaea cultivar Tifrunner chromosome 13, arahy.Tifrunner.gnm2.J5K5, whole genome shotgun sequence):
CAGGCGAAGTTCTTGTTGCCTGATTGTGATCTGTCCAGAATGGATCCCTGCAAAGTTATTGTTGGAGGTGAGTTGGTTGATGATGACGACGAGGTTGAGGGGGAAGGAGAGAATCCTGCCTCGTAGTGGAAAGTTTAacttatatatatgtaattttgtGTTAGGTCAGTGTTGCCTTTCTGAAGGCTGACTTTGTGAAAAGTTTGACTTATGTAATTTTTTGTGAATCGTTTTGATTGAAACCTTGTTCCTCGGTTGGAGGTGTGGATATTGCTTGTTCTGTTATATTTTGTGCAAGTATGAAGtttattattgtttattgttgcatTTGTGGAGTTCTTTGGATAGATTGCGTTTGCTGATTTGAGGGGTTGAGTTTTTCTAATCGAAAATCTGGCGCTAGATAACATAGTGTAAATaggaatagaaaaatattagtaatatattTGGAAAGTGCGGGGTGgtgtgcctcattaaaacctctccaGCAAAACCCTCCTTAGGGAAAAAAtctggtagtaggaaaaagagtgcatcaccATGTTCGACTTATACATTAGCTGAAATATAATTTCAGGGACGATATGTTCCATGTGTTTGGTAGGATAGTTCCATCGAGCTTTTGTATTTTGTAAGCCCCCTTGCCGACGACTTTGTACACTTTGAATGGTCCTTCCCAATTCGCGCTTAACTTGCCATGTCCGTGCGGCTTTCGTATGTCTTCGACCTTTCTGAGTATGAGATCGCCTTTTGAAAAAGTCTGTGGTTTGATTTTCCTGTTGTATTTCCGAGCTATAGCCCGTTTTGTTGCTAGCTGTTGTAGTGTTGATTTGTTGTGATCTTCCTCCATCAGGTCAAGTTCGGTTTTCCTTCTTTCTATGTTGTCAGCTTCGTTCGTGTTTGCAGTTCTGTTACTTTGTAGGGATACTTTGATTGGTATCATAGTGTCGCTCCCATACACCAATCTGAACGGGGTTTCCTTTGTTGAAGACTGTTCTGTGGTGTTGTAGCTCCAGATCACTTCTGGGATGAGCTCGGCCCATTCGCCTTTTGAGTCTTCCAGTTTTTTTCAAAGGCCCTGCAAAATTATCTTGTTGGCAGCCTCTGCTAGACCGTTAGTTTGTGGGTGTTCAACTGAGGTAAATTGTTGGTTTATTTTGAAGTTTTGTAAAAATTTGGTGAATCGTTGGTCTATGAATTGTCTTCCATTATCGATGATGATGGATTGAGGTATACCAAAGCGACACATTATATTTTTCCATACGAAAGAAATCATTTTTTCAGAAGTGATTTTCGCTAATGGTATGGCCTCTATCCATTTAGTAAAGTAATCTATAGCAACAATTAAAAATTTGACCTGGCCTGGAGCTGGAGGGAATGGTCCGAGGATGTCTAGTCCCCATTTGTTGAATGGCCAGGATACCTCGGATGTATGTAGCTGCTCGGCCGGGTTGTGAATGATTGGTGCATGGCGTTGGCGTTGATCACAGTGGGTGACTTTGTGGATACAATCTTGTTTTAACGTCGGCCAATAGTAACCGGCTCGGAGGATTTTCGCGGCTAAGCTTCTGCCGCCAATGTGAGTGCCACATACCCCTTCGTGGACCTCGTCCATGGCCAGTTTTGCTTCGGCCGTGTTTATGCATCGGAGGAGTGGCCTTGTGAATCCTCTCTTGTATAGCTCGGTCCCcagtaggggtggcaacggggcgggtaggggcgggtttttgctctaccaGACCCCGCCCCGCTCTACAGAAAACCCGCATCAAACCCGCCCCGCCCTACCCGCGAGTTgtaaaatgttaaaccctaacccgcccctacccgcccttataattattaaatccaataaataaaattaaattttaaaaattatataaccaccatttacatacataatataaattaaagtaaaaatttatatatgatataatattattaatcattttactaattattttatatacgttacatatattatatattaaaaatatatatatttacatatatattatatataccggggcgggtaggggcgggttcaacctaaacccgaccccgccccgccccgcctaagaacccgccccgttaaaacccgccccggtgcgggggcgggcgggtaggggcggggtggatacccgcgggttcgggtagtgttgccacccctaGTCCCCAGTATCGTGTAAAAGCTCGCCAGTCTTTTGAATTTCTTTTCGTTTTGAATGTTGTCGGGCATTATTCCTGTTCTTAGGTAGTTTATGAATGGTGTTCTCCAGTCGTCTTCCTATGAAACACTAGCCATTGTTGTTAAGGTGACGCTGGGTTCGTCCAGTGTTAGTTGTGACAACACGGGGCTGTTGTATTGACTTCTTGTTGTTGCCAACTTGGAGAGGAGATCTGCTCTGTTGTTTTGTTCCCTTGGTATATGAAGAATATCGAATCTGTCGAATCTTCTGATGAGGTTGTTAACCATTGCGTTGTATTTCTCAAGAAGTGGATCTTTTACCTGAAAATTACCTGTTACTTGTTGCACTACTAAGAGTGAGTCGCACTTGACGTTTATTTTTGTTATTCCCATGGTCTGTGCTAGGCATAGTCCTGCTATTAAagcttcgtattctgcttggttattaCTTGCCTGGAAGGTGAATTGTAGTGATTGTTCGAGTTGTATTCCCTGGCTGTTTTCGAGGAGTATTCCTGCTCCGGAGCCTTTGCTGTTTGAGGCCCCGTCGACGTATAGCGTCCATGGGTCTTCCTGAGGAGATGTGTCTTCTTGTGTCAGTTTGGCGACGAAGTCGGCTAACGCTTGTGATTTGATAGCGCCTCTGGACTGGTATTGTATGTCATATTCTGAAAGCTCGATGGACCACTTGATTAGCCTTCCCGCCAGTTCGGGCCTCGTCAGTATTTGTCTTAAGGGTTGTTCTGTTCTGACTATGATGGTGTGGCTTTGAAAGTAGTGCCGTAGTCGTCTGGCTGTTATAACAAGTGCTAAAGCTAATCTTTCTAGCTTTGGATAGCGGGACTCGGCACCCTGAAGTGATTTGCTGACGAAGTATACCGGATGCTGTTGTTTGTCTATTTCTGTTACCAAAACGGAGCTGATAGCGTAGTAAGTGATCGATAAGTACAGATATAGCGGtttacctgtttctagcgttcGGAGGATTGGGGGTGTTGTGAGTAGTGTTTTGAGTTCTGTGAAGGCTATTTCACATTCTTCGGACCAGTGGAATTGTTCTTGTTTTCTCAACTTTTTGAAGAAGTGATGCGATCGTTGCGCTATACATGGTAGGAACCTTGCGAGTGCCGCAAGTCGGCCGGTCAATTGCTGCACTTCCTTTATTGTCCTCGGACTTCGCATATTAAGAATGGCTTGGCATTTTTCTGGGTTTGCTTCTATACCTCGGCACGTGAGCATGAAGCCGAGAAATTTCCCACTTTGTACCCCAAAGGCACATTTCTCAGGGTTgagtttcatattgtatttccgAAGTTGTTGGAAGATCTCTGTTAAGTCGTCGGCGTGGTTTGACGTTTGTGTTGATTTTGCTACCATGTCGTCGACATAGACTTCTATGTTTCGTCCAATTTGTTTTGAGAAGATCTTATCCATGAGGCGTTGGTAAGTGGCgcctgcgtttttgagtccgaatgacATGACTTTGTAGCAGAAGTTACCGTTGTCGGTGATGAAGGCGGTTTTGTCTTGATCTCCTTCGTGCATTAGGATTTGGTTGTAACCGGAGTAGGCATCCATAAAGCTTAAGCATTGGAAGCCGGAGGAATTGTCCACAAGTTTGTCGATACACGGTAGTGGGTATGCGTCCttcgggcaggctttgttgaggtctgtatagtcgacacacatcctccatttgcCATTATTTTTCTTTACCATCACGACGTTGGCCAACCACGTTGAATACTTGAGCTCCTTGATGAACCCGGCGGATAATAATTTCTGGGTTTCCTCCAAGGAGGCTGTCCTCTTGTCAGTTCCTAAGTGTCTCTTCTTCTGGGCTATAGGTCGGATTGACGGGTTTATTGCAAGTTTGTGGCAGATAACGTTCGGGTCAATTCCGGGCATATCTGCTGGAGTCCAGGCGAATAAGTcgatgttttgtctcaagagttCCACCAGTTGAGTTCGTTCTGCTTCCTTTAGTGCGTTTCCGAGGTATGTGTATCTATCTTTGTTGCTTGCCAATTGTACTTTGGTGAGGTCATCAAGGGGCATAGGTCGTTCCTGGTTATTTGTTCTTGGGTCCAAGTCTGCCAGGGCATGTAGCTGGTCTGAGTTATATACTGCTTGGACATATTGCTGGTCAAGGTGTTTTGGTTGTTCGTTTTTTAGACTGGCGTTATAGCATTGTCTGGCCTCCTTCTGGTCTCCATGGATTGTCACCACCTTGTTGTCCTGTGAAATAAACTTGACACACAAATGTACAGTGGAAATAACAGCGTTGAACGCATTCAACGATGGCCTGCCTAAGATAATGTTATAGGGACTTTTGCAATCTACTACCAGGTATTGTATTTCTAAAGTTTTGCTGTTGGGGTAATCCCCAAAAGTAGTTTTTAACCAAATATAACCTCGGATAGAGACTCGCTCACCTGAGAAACCTACCAGTTCTCCGGATGACGGTTGTAGGAGTTTGTCACATAAGTTCATTTTCTGGAACGTTGAATAGAACAATACGTCGGCACTGCTCCCTGGGTCCATGAGGATCTTTTTGACCAAGGGCTCTCCAACTTGTGCAGAAATGACCACAGGGTCGTCTAGGTTTCGGTCAGCGGCCTTGTAATCGTCGGAGTTGAATGATATTCCAGGTTTGTCCGAGTTGTTCGGCCGAGGTATTACTGATTCTGTCATAGTCATCATGGCTCGGTATGACCTCTTTCGCGCCGAGCTCGTGCATCCTCCACCTGCAAAACCACCagaaatacaatttattattcgACGGGGTGGGTTGTTATCGTTTTCTACCTTTCGCCCCTTGTCTCGGGGGTTGTCGATTGTTTTTTGTTGGTTGCCGAGGCCTTCAGTGTTTTTCCTTTGACCTCGTGTGTCGATGTATTTGTCCAGCAGTCCCTGGCGTGCTAATTTTTCAAGCACGTCCTTCGCTATCACACAATCATCCGTTGTGTGGCCGTACTTTTGATGAAAAGCACAGTACTTGAATTTGTCCACGTGTCTCTGGTCCTGGTAGGTGCCGGCTCTGCTTGGTGGTTTGATGAGCTTGGAATGTAGGATATCTTTCACTATGTCCTCTCTTTTTGTGTTGAAGGGAGTGTATGTGTCGAACTTGGGTGTCAGTCTGAATGGCCTTTGGTCTTACCTGCTGGTTGGATGTCTGCTTCGTCTGTCttcttctctgttttgtgtgGGTTTTTATGCCCTCCTGAGTGCTCGGAATTCTTCTACCTCGATTTGGGTTGTTGCTTTTTCTCGGAACTCGGCCAGGGTTTTAGGCTTTGCTATGACGATGGACTCTTGGAATTTCCCAGGGCGGAGGCCACTTTTAAGGGCGTGGAGGTGGACTTCGGGGTTCAGGTTGGGTATCTCATTAGTTGCTTCTACGAATCTGGTCATGTAGTCCTTTAGACTTTAGCTTGGTCCCTGTTTGATTGTGCTCAGGTAGTCTGAGTTATGGACATAGATTTTTGAGGCAGCGAAGTGGTTGACGAACTGGTCGGCCAACTCGTTAAAACTTGAGATGGAGCCTTCGGGTAGGTTGGAAAACCAGATGAGTGCGGCTCCGTCTAAGAAGGTCGGGAAGGTTCGGCACAGGAGGGGGTCGGATTCTTTATTCATGAACATCATAGTGTAGAATTTGGTTACATGGACATTTGGGTCTCCTATTCCGTAGTAAGGTTTTAGGGTTGTCGGCAGTGTGAGGTTTTCGGGCATTTTGAAATTCATAACTGGTTTTGTGAAGGGGTTGGTTCTTTTGACTATGGTTTTTGTCGTTTTGGGAGTAGTTTGTTTGGTCTCGGAGGAGTGCTCGTTGTTGTCCTCCTTTTGTTCGGCATTTTTGCGTTCGCCCTTCGCGTGGCCGTGCTCCATCTGGCGCAGGAGCTCGGCCATCCTTTGATTCTCGGCCCTGAGGGCCTCATTGATTGCCATCATCTCCGGTGGGTTGACGTCGGAGGGAGCGTGGCTGTATTCGTCTGCCATTGTTTGTGTCCTGCAAAACAGAGGAGATAAAAAATGCACAGGGCAAAGAAAAAATGGGGTTAAATGAATCGGGCCctacggtgggcgccaaatgttcctgcGTGAGAGTTGACTCCGAGGTATAGCACGTTCTGATAACACACAGACTGGCTTTCCTTGGAGTAGTGAGGGAGGAACGTCGTCTTCTACCGGAGGGGCGGCGTTGGGTACCTGAAAAgggactccgacgctcaagtaagtgTAAGTATGAGAGAGTTCAGGAGAAAGACTAGAGTCAATAGCGTACCTCTCACTTGAGTATGTATTTCGTATATATTGGAGTCTGTTGAGGGTGGTTACGCGGATTTGTTGGACTGGGTAGAATTTCTATCCGTTGTGTGCTTTGTTTTCGGAGTTGAGGAGAGATTTGGGGAGGGCTTATGTGTTCAGTTCCGAGTTTGTTGTTGTTTTATCCTAACGGATCAGATTTTATGATGTTTTTAGAATAATGTTATTTTTACTTCAAATGTTAAAGACTTGATATTCAAACATACATCCAAACTTACTGATTTATGTTTTGGTTCTTTTATATGAAAACTAAACTTCCATCATGAATAAgtttatgtattttatattaagtaAATTCCTAACCATTTGTCCGAAAGAGAAAGCGGTCTTCCACGTTTGAAAATCACTAATCGTGTCCAATAATCCCAGAAACCAATAAATGGGAAAAGATCTTCAATAATCCCAGAAACCAATTTGGAAGGAGTAGTACCATGGAGGAGGTACATTATCTGTTCTTCTCTAGTAGGACCATCTAGTCAGTGTGCAAGTGGAAACAAGAAATCACCAAATGAAGGCCATGATGCTAACAATATCAatgtatatacaaaaatattatctaAGAGGCTTGTTGCTGATATGCAAAATTATCAGAATGGAAGTTCTTCAGCAGATCCAACTCAACTTATGAACCAGAATTTGGAAACACACATCATCAATGAATCTGGCACCAATTCTCAACTCGAAAATCCGGTACTATACATAAAAGTTGGTTTATATTCATTCAATTTGGTGTGTGTCGACTTAGTATACAAATACAAAATGATAGAGTACACAACTTTTCGCTTGTTACCAAACAGCGAAATCTCTGGACTTAACCAATTCGATTTGTACTGATGAATAACAAAGGAGAACAAATCTAATGTTGACATGAATATCACTAGTTTAAAATCGCATGCATGCATGATAAGATCCATAGATATATAGATAGATAATTACTAAGACTGAATTCATTTATGTTCCATGTTTAATTGTTGAATCCTATATATAATATCACAATCTGCATAGTCTGGTttattcaattatcaatcaacttaTCATTATATCTAGTGTTGGTATATTTAACACTCAATTAATCTAATAGTTGATGCTAAGGTGCATATAAAATTTACTTCGAcaggaagatgaagaagaaagaaaagcaagaaaagggAAAGCAGTTGTGATTTCAAGCAGGAAACCCATGATGAAAAGAAAGGTAAAGATTAATATATTGTTATATTGATTATTGAGAGATTAAGCTAAAGCATGCTAATATATTCAGATGAATGGTTCAGGATGCATACTTAGAAAGATTTATATTTTGTGTTGCAGGATTTTCCTTCAACTAAGAAGCAATGTGGTGTGGTATTAGGAAATGGTATGTGAAACGAAGTTTGTAATTTGTTATAGTTATAGGGAATAAAGAtgaaatttgatgttttatgatATAATGAGATTTATGCAGGGGAAGAAGCACAGAAGGTTATTACTAGAATGAAAAATAGTGATGCTGCTAATCAGAATGGAAGTTCTTCAGCAACACTAAATCCAACTAAACTGAATCAGAATTTGGAGACAGGAATCAATGCATCTACTGGCATTGTCCGACCTGAAATTCCGGTACTAATGTATATTTGTTTGCGTTCGCCCTTTCTCACGTGTACTGTGCTCACTCGCTACCATTTATCATAGACGTGGTGTGTGAGGCCTAATCGATTTAGGCCTCACATCCTCTCAGTACAGGAGAAATAAGAATGACTTAATCCATTTCTATCTATAATTTTGTTAAAAGAAGCCTTTAAATTTAATGACTGTAATTTAACTCTTAACTAATCATGTACTAATATTTCTTGTTATGGTGTTATTTActttgaaaagaagaagaagaagaaataaaagcaagaaaaagGGCGGGAAATGGGATATCATACAAGAAAATAACGATGAAGAAAAAGGTACAAAAAAATCTTGGTCATTTTACATACAAGTATACAACGTTTTAATTTccatttatttaatttgtatgtGTTTCAATTCCCTTGGCAGAAAGAATATGAGGAGGTAGAGAACAAAGTGGAAAGTCTGAGAgatgaaaataaagaattaaggAAAGAACTTGTTTGGCTTTCTCAAAAGTGTGTGGATATCACAAACGAAAATGACTCTCTGCTGGAAGCAATGGTAGACAAGTATGGGGAAGAAACAATAGCACAACTTTCCAAACAGTATTTGGATTTGGCCCATTCCAACATTTAAGTTTCATTAACAAAATGTTTGAATCTTCTGGGGATTTGGTTAATCCTCTAAAGTAAGGTGCATGGAGCATCTTGATTGAATTAATGTATGTTGCTTCATGAATCTGAACATATAAGTGATATTATGTTTATTCTAATGTTTACTTTCCAATGTTTATTACGAGGTTAAGATAAAAACAACAAAGCTTTTCCATTAGCAAACAACAAATGTTACACAAGAAAATCTCATATAAGCCCCCTCTAAAGAAAGCACaacaaagagaagaagagaacgGAACCATATAAGAAATGGGGCAAACAACATAACTCAATGTGCTTATAAGTCACATCCTTTTTGACCTAAAGTTATGCTTTTATATACTAATAAAATCTACTGAAAAACCTGTTCTGAACAAAGGCAAGGTTACCAATTTGAGCCTTCAGGGAAAGCTTTGAGAGCATCCTGCTTCCCGTTGACATAGAATTCGACAACCGCTTTCATTCGCGGAAGCTTATCAGGGTGGTAATTCACATGAACAATTACCGGTTTCAACTTGCTTAGCTTAGCATCATTCCTCACTGTCTTGAAAAGAACCTTGCTGTTCATGAACAGATACATATCCATAGTTCTTCTTGCAGCATGTAGCCCTTCATAGCCTGGATGCGAGGGGAAAAAGAGCTCCTCGTTGAAAACTGCCTGGTCCCATGCATCCTCCTGGGAAAGTCGAGTTGCCACACGATCCAAAAGTTCAATGGAGGGAATTGTTGGTCTGATATAGAAGAAACCAGAGTTGTACACCCATATCCTCATGGTATGTGCATATCGAGCCCAACCCATTGCAGGTTCATCAAAGACATCGTTATAACCGTAAGCCGTCCTGTTATCATGGCCATCACTCATGGACTCCACATCTGAATCCCGATATAGATGATCGAAGGGATTTTGCAAATATACAATGTCCACATCTGATAGAAGAACACCATACCCCAACTGCAAAAATTCTCTTAGAATACGGAATTTAAGCCCTGAGACCTTATGGTTCCCTCCTGTCTTGCCAATGTTATCAACAGCTGCATCCGGATCTCTCTTATACACTGGGACTTGATTTGATTGGCAGAACTGTTCAATCTCTTCATCTAAAGCAACAACCAGATAATTGGTTATGTTTACTCTCTTGATGTTGGTGAACCAGACCTCCAGCATTTCCTTCACATTTCTGTTTGCAAGCGCAACTATAAGCTCTTGTTTAACTGCGATTTTCTGTAATAGCTTTGCCAACCTTGGGTTCACGGATTCATCAGGAACAACAGTAGGGTTAGTTCTTAATCCCTTGACGGTACCAaaaggtccagctttttgctgtttacccaatgcaagaaactgcTTTTGAGCCTGATCTTTCCCTTGCTCCGCAAACCGCAGCCTCTCTGTCAATTCCCTCACCTGTTTTTTCAGCTCAGCATTTTTATCTGATACTGCCACCAACTCTGATTTCAACATGTTGAGCCGATCAGAGGATTCACATTCAGCTGGATTTTCCTGCCAAAGAAAAATACAACACAATGAATGAATCTTGCTACGCACATGGTCTATAAATCTAGAAATCATGTCCAAAACATAAACCAAGGCTCCATCTGGTAACTACCTCAAGACAAATACAGAAACACTAGGAGACACAAACTTCTTCAGATAAGAAGACAAATACAAAGTAGAGAAGGAATGCCTTTATTCTAGGACAAAATTTGCCTAATTTTCCATCCAACAAAAAACTGGAGAAAGGAACAGAGAACATTTTGTCTTGTCTCTGTCTCTATTGGCTCAATGTCTGTGTTTTCTGTCCTGAGACCCCTACCAAACAAAACACACTGTACATGCAAATCAGGGCAAAAGATGAAGTACCCTTACTTTCATAGGAAACCATTAAATAACCCCCTTTTTAAGCACATTTGATAAACTTGAAAATATCAGCTAGATTCATCCACTCTAACTAGCTGAAAAACTGAATTCCAGTTTGAGATGAAACCCAGGAAACTGCATTATCTCAATGCAGAGAAATAAACCGAATCTGGCCAAATTTTCTACAATATCAAACCAATCCAGGCACAAAGTACATATTTTTTACCCACATATTGAAAACAAACACTACTAACATCCCTATTTAAAATAGGTGACTAACCAAGACTATTACATATATGCTAAGTACTTGCATGATCCATATTACGTAATCAAATGACTCAACAAATGATCTGCAGTGCTACAAGGTCAAGCATAATCCCACAATGACAATAGAGGTAACAGTTAAGTCAGAACAGAGGAACTAAAAAGTCAACGAAAAACCCATTGCAAGAGACTAAGATTCAGAGCATAAGATAATTCAAAACAAAAGGCAAAGTTGTAATCTTTTCTGAATTTGGAACCTGGGTTTTGGATCCGGCAAGAGAAAGGTGGCGATTTGGGGTTGAAGTGGGAACAGAGTAGAAGAAACCATTTGGGAACAAGAACGCGAAGACGCAACCAATGAGGACCCCAATTGCTACGGCGGTTACAACCTTCGATTTCCAAAGAGAATGGGAACCGTTGTTCCTCATCAATGCTCCTTCTCTGCGTCCAATCATGGTGTGTGTTTTCTTCTTTGGGTACCCACCTCAAACGAAAAAGAACCACCTTTTTGAGATGGTGGGTTTCTGGTTTTTTATTTCCCCTGTTTTTGGGGTTTGGAGAGCGTTAAAGGGTCAAGAATTTAGGAATGAAGGTTATTGTGATTGTGAGTATACCATTTGGTTTCAGCTTTTGATTCAGTAAAGAAAAAGTGACGTTGATTTGGGATACAATACAATACAATACAAGCTTCTTAGATTGTTGTTACACTCAAATCAGCTCAGGCCTCAGCTAGTTCTAGATCTTCTATGTAGTAaaagagattattattattattattattattattattattattattattattattattattattattattattattatgggtaGATTGCAATAATTAGGTCAAAATCAAGAACTTTATGTGCTGTAATTCTCataattcaataatttatttattatatttttttcttaagaaATAGTATTATAATGTCtaaatatgtattaaaagaattcttgagttactgaaattttttatttcagtttAGGGGTATAAAGAAgatattttaagaatgaatttaaTATACATTTCTTCTACTTAAAaagtaacaataatttttttcatcTAAATGTATTCTTAATGAAAATTGAATATCGGTGTTCCAATTCTTTATTGAATGAAAATTTAGAGAACTTGACTCGCACAcacaatttgaaaaataaatttaaacattTACTCAGATCAATACGGATAAGTGCGTAACAAATAAAAGTCAAACCACTAGGATCTAGGAATGAGTTAATGATAGAAGACTTTATATAATACTAGCAACTAGATGATAAATTTACACCGTTTTTAGTATGAAACTCATTTTAGTCTTTATTTGTGGcctatttatcataaaaaataatttaatattaatttttacattataaataataaataaaaattttaaatattttttttattaaaaaaaattaactttaatttttattataatttcacttaattaattaattaattaaaataattaaaattaatatagttattattttttgtaataatattattaaaatttataaattaaaaaataatttactattaaaaatattaatattaaaaaaattaataacttcatATATAACCATAGTGTACaacatataatttgaaattaaactaattagtaAAATAcgcaatataaaaaaaagtataatagaACTCTATAATTAACGATAAATATTCTGAAATTgccatatatatttaattaagtcTTTTTTTAACTGTTAATATTGCtgcatattttaaaatttggtattttttaaaaaaattgataatacaatacaaaaaatttttttcctaactgaaataattaaaataaattattaattaaatagatatataattatttaatataataaattataatttaattatttaatataattatttattaattatgaatttatataattatttatttttataataacttgtTACGTGATAAGTTATTATTAGACAATAAAAATTCATGTTCACATAGGCTCTCTCCTCTTAAAAAGCAAGCTgggacttcttttttttttaatggctAGCCTATGCTTTTTAGAAATAGGATTTCATATTTTAGCTGGAGTTGCTCTTAGAATTTTTACCGTATCAATGtggcaaattaaattaaaaataaagtaagtaATATTTTCGTAGACTTTGCTACAAGAGGAGTACTAagagtttaaaaaattttataatttataattattaattcaccattattaatatttttaatagtataaaattatatttaataatataaaaaaaattttattaaatattaaccaaattttaacaaaaatgctGATTTAGACTTTCTTTTGCGGAGGAGAATgcttttaatgaaaaaataaaataaatataattttcccTCATTTAAATATATCCACCAACTCGGATACAGTTTACCTGGCTATAAACGTTTCTATACACCCTTTAATAACAATAAGGAGTGTGGAATTATTTTAgaatagagtaaagtattgtttttgtctccaacctaacgtttcaatcgtcctatttaagtccttaacgttttAAACTTGACTCAATGTTGTGCGACCCGTTAACAAaattgacggcaggacaaaattgatacgattttaaaacgttagggacttaaataggacgaaaacgttaggga
Coding sequences:
- the LOC112732512 gene encoding uncharacterized protein; the encoded protein is MTRFVEATNEIPNLNPEVHLHALKSGLRPGKFQESIVIAKPKTLAEFREKATTQIEFDTYTPFNTKREDIVKDILHSKLIKPPSRAGTYQDQRHVDKFKYCAFHQKYGHTTDDCVIAKDVLEKLARQGLLDKYIDTRGQRKNTEGLGNQQKTIDNPRDKGRKVENDNNPPRRIINCISGGFAGGGCTSSARKRSYRAMMTMTESVIPRPNNSDKPGISFNSDDYKAADRNLDDPVVISAQVGEPLVKKILMDPGSSADVLFYSTFQKMNLCDKLLQPSSGELVGFSGERVSIRGYIWLKTTFGDYPNSKTLEIQYLVVDCKSPYNIILGRPSLNAFNAVISTVHLCVKFISQDNKVVTIHGDQKEARQCYNASLKNEQPKHLDQQYVQAVYNSDQLHALADLDPRTNNQERPMPLDDLTKVQLASNKDRYTYLGNALKEAERTQLVELLRQNIDLFAWTPADMPGIDPNVICHKLAINPSIRPIAQKKRHLGTDKRTASLEETQKLLSAGFIKELKYSTWLANVVMVKKNNGKWRIFMDAYSGYNQILMHEGDQDKTAFITDNGNFCYKVMSFGLKNAGATYQRLMDKIFSKQIGRNIEVYVDDMVAKSTQTSNHADDLTEIFQQLRKYNMKLNPEKCAFGVQSGKFLGFMLTCRGIEANPEKCQAILNMRSPRTIKEVQQLTGRLAALARFLPCIAQRSHHFFKKLRKQEQFHWSEECEIAFTELKTLLTTPPILRTLETGKPLYLYLSITYYAISSVLVTEIDKQQHPVYFVSKSLQGAESRYPKLERLALALVITARRLRHYFQSHTIIVRTEQPLRQILTRPELAGRLIKWSIELSEYDIQYQSRGAIKSQALADFVAKLTQEDTSPQEDPWTLYVDGASNSKGSGAGILLENSQGIQLEQSLQFTFQASNNQAEYEALIAGLCLAQTMGITKINVKCDSLLVVQQVTGNFQVKDPLLEKYNAMVNNLIRRFDRFDILHIPREQNNRADLLSKLATTRSQYNSPVLSQLTLDEPSVTLTTMASVS
- the LOC112736856 gene encoding arabinosyltransferase RRA3, whose amino-acid sequence is MIGRREGALMRNNGSHSLWKSKVVTAVAIGVLIGCVFAFLFPNGFFYSVPTSTPNRHLSLAGSKTQENPAECESSDRLNMLKSELVAVSDKNAELKKQVRELTERLRFAEQGKDQAQKQFLALGKQQKAGPFGTVKGLRTNPTVVPDESVNPRLAKLLQKIAVKQELIVALANRNVKEMLEVWFTNIKRVNITNYLVVALDEEIEQFCQSNQVPVYKRDPDAAVDNIGKTGGNHKVSGLKFRILREFLQLGYGVLLSDVDIVYLQNPFDHLYRDSDVESMSDGHDNRTAYGYNDVFDEPAMGWARYAHTMRIWVYNSGFFYIRPTIPSIELLDRVATRLSQEDAWDQAVFNEELFFPSHPGYEGLHAARRTMDMYLFMNSKVLFKTVRNDAKLSKLKPVIVHVNYHPDKLPRMKAVVEFYVNGKQDALKAFPEGSNW